In the genome of Clostridiales bacterium, one region contains:
- the rplD gene encoding 50S ribosomal protein L4 — MPKINVYNQSGEKVGTMTLSDKVFGQEVNKPLIHQVVVAQLANRRQGTKSALTRAEVSGGGRKPWRQKKTGRARHGSTRSPQWRHGGVVFAPKPRDFSQKINKKAKTLALLSALSAKVSDDQFMVLDDLKLISAKTKEVADILSNLKLDKSVLLVLPEVNEDVFRASRNIPQVSAICSDFINVYDVVRHNKIVMLKSAVKKIEEAYGNE, encoded by the coding sequence ATGCCTAAAATTAACGTATATAACCAAAGCGGAGAAAAAGTCGGCACTATGACCTTGAGCGATAAGGTTTTTGGGCAAGAAGTCAACAAACCCTTAATCCATCAAGTCGTAGTCGCTCAATTGGCAAACCGCAGACAAGGCACAAAAAGCGCTCTAACCCGCGCCGAAGTAAGCGGCGGCGGCAGAAAGCCTTGGAGACAAAAAAAGACGGGAAGAGCTCGCCACGGCTCAACCAGGTCGCCCCAATGGCGTCATGGCGGCGTGGTATTTGCTCCCAAACCCAGAGATTTTTCGCAAAAAATCAACAAAAAAGCCAAAACTTTAGCGCTTTTGTCGGCTTTGAGCGCAAAAGTTTCGGACGATCAATTTATGGTGCTGGATGACCTAAAACTCATTTCCGCCAAGACCAAAGAGGTCGCGGATATTTTATCCAACCTAAAACTAGACAAAAGCGTGCTATTGGTATTGCCCGAAGTCAACGAAGATGTTTTCAGGGCTTCCAGAAACATCCCTCAAGTTAGCGCTATTTGTTCTGACTTTATCAATGTGTATGATGTTGTCCGCCATAATAAGATTGTTATGCTAAAGAGCGCGGTTAAGAAGATTGAGGAGGCTTACGGCAATGAATAA